From Candidatus Methylomirabilota bacterium, the proteins below share one genomic window:
- a CDS encoding alcohol dehydrogenase catalytic domain-containing protein, which yields MKASVHVGSGRLELREWPEPRAGAGELIVRLRGCGLCGSDLAKLARGAAAAPAVLGHELVGEVAAVGPGVGRFAEGDRVVVAHHVPCFACHYCRRGSPSMCREFKRVNLDPGGFAELVRVPAPNVAHATFAIGATMSDETASFTEPLACCLRAVKRTGARAGDTVVVVGLGSIGCLLAQGFCLAGARVLGADLLAARRRLAAGLGVEVFEDDAALDGVLREATGGRGADVVMLTAGAATAVAAAAARVRDGGHVHCFAGGAGDLLPLALDTLYHRELTLSATYSSSPTELAEAFAHLVSGRVMVDGLITHRLPLARLEEGVALMRRQEAVKVYVTP from the coding sequence ATGAAAGCGTCCGTGCATGTGGGGTCCGGCCGCCTCGAGCTGCGCGAGTGGCCGGAGCCGCGGGCGGGCGCGGGCGAGCTGATCGTGCGGCTCCGCGGCTGCGGCCTTTGCGGCTCGGACCTCGCCAAGCTCGCCCGCGGGGCGGCGGCGGCGCCCGCGGTGCTGGGCCACGAGCTGGTGGGCGAGGTCGCGGCGGTCGGGCCGGGCGTGGGTCGCTTTGCGGAGGGAGACCGTGTGGTCGTCGCGCATCACGTGCCCTGCTTCGCTTGCCACTACTGCCGCCGCGGCAGTCCCTCCATGTGCCGGGAGTTCAAGCGCGTGAACCTCGACCCGGGCGGGTTCGCCGAGCTCGTGCGCGTGCCCGCGCCCAACGTCGCGCATGCGACGTTCGCCATCGGCGCGACCATGAGCGACGAAACCGCGTCGTTCACCGAGCCCCTCGCGTGCTGCCTCCGCGCGGTCAAGCGCACCGGTGCCCGCGCGGGCGACACCGTGGTGGTGGTAGGGCTCGGCTCCATCGGCTGTCTCCTCGCCCAGGGCTTTTGCCTGGCGGGTGCGCGCGTGCTGGGCGCCGATCTCCTCGCCGCGCGACGTCGGCTGGCCGCGGGGCTCGGTGTGGAGGTGTTCGAGGACGACGCAGCGCTGGATGGCGTCCTCCGCGAGGCCACCGGCGGGCGCGGCGCCGACGTGGTGATGCTTACCGCCGGCGCGGCGACCGCGGTGGCCGCGGCCGCGGCCCGCGTGCGGGACGGCGGCCACGTCCACTGCTTCGCGGGCGGGGCCGGCGACCTGCTCCCGCTGGCCCTCGACACGCTCTATCACCGCGAGCTCACGCTCAGCGCCACCTACTCGTCCTCGCCCACCGAGCTGGCCGAGGCCTTCGCGCACCTGGTCAGCGGGCGCGTGATGGTGGACGGTCTCATCACGCACCGCCTGCCCCTGGCACGACTCGAGGAGGGCGTGGCGCTGATGCGGCGGCAGGAGGCGGTGAAGGTGTACGTGACGCCGTGA